The DNA window CATTACAACTACTCTCCTCTCCTCTTATGTGTTCTCATTGCAAAAATATGCAAACTTCAGTAGACAAAGATTCAGAACAAATTCATGTGGTGCCCACCTCTGCCCAAACACAATTACTCTACTTACTTACAAAGTTGTATTTTCTTACGCATCTAAAACAATGATATGAGATTCAGAGATTTAGTTAAAGAATTTGGTTAAATAAAAAgtgttttctttttaatttattaaaatctttaaatCAATTATGTTTTCTGTTTATTCGTAACACTATTAATTAGTATCTTTATAACATTTgttagtaaaattataattatagggACGATGGTGTATTCACTCTATATAATTTGATGAAACTATGGCAAAAGACTTGGTAAAAGCAAATGAAACATGTAAGGTTAACAAATACCTAAAATTAACTTAATATAGTGGGTTgtaccaaaataaaaaagaagccTAAGCATAGATTAATTTAATATAGgattaaagtattattttaatatttttgacatttaagtcaaattttaatttaatttttaatattttattttaatttcaaaaagtgTTAATATTCAATAGTATTGACAGTTAAATTTGACATGAATAATTAACATATTAAGAATTCATAATGTTCATttttaatagataaataaaatcaactatcaacaattatcaatataaaaattttttcttttatattaaaatattgatgattgattgttagaatttgaaattttatacaagaagaagaaatgttAGAAAAAGGTTTTAGCTATATTTTTTAATGGGAGTTACTCAGATAAAGACTcttaaaatgtctttttttaaagacgtttttaaataattaaaattcaatatgtataatcgattaaattgtattatttttattaaaataagaccAGACAAATCAATTTGACCGAAAAATCGGTGAATCAAACTTTAAAcaaatctaaattaatattttttttatagaaaataactaaaatattcttattataaaaaataaataaaatattcatattatatatattaattctaAAAATACTGAATCATAACCCTACAAAagtattttagtctttttttataataaaggtattatagtcattttttataaaaaaattagtttagaccgattcaaaatttaatttactaattttttagcTAAATcgatttttctaatataattttaacaaaaataatacaatttaatcgattatatgtgttaaattttaattattaaaaaatatctttaaaaaatatgttttaagtgTTTTTATATGAGATGCTCCCATTTTTAATACacgaaaataaaaagatattacttaattaataacGTTGTTAATATCTACCTTACTCATTCCGTTAACTATTCGTTCAAATTTAACGATGGAATAacattaaaacttttaaaattttttagaacaaAAATTGAAGGTTTACAAGttaaaaaccaaattaaaatttacccTACCGATCAATCATGTTATTGTATATCAAAAATTAATCACGAAatcaattattgaaataaaatatatgttaaaatataaaatatatattaaaaataaattaaacaacacatatttatatataaatatataattattgatttaataattatttttttgtgtaaatAGTATTTCTATTAGAAATATATATGAACTTACCCCACTATTTTGATACAATTCAATGTAAAANNNNNNNNNNNNNNNNNNNNNNNNNNNNNNNNNNNNNNNNNNNNNNNNNNNNNNNNNNttagttgtttgattgtgtttgtgtttgagtttgagtgTTTGACCCACTACACTGAATCTGGCATGATCACCTAATTACATCATACTATTTCTACTCCACCAAAGGGTAATTTGGTAGTTTTAGTGGGTTGCTGGTTGCTAGTGGTGGAGGTGGTTGTCCATTGTCCTATCATTCTTTGCATATCATTAGAAATGGCCCCATCTAACATCCTTGCTTTGCACTTTGCAGTTTCCTCTAACTCTTTACTTATTCTCATTCTCATTGGATTATCATACCTATACATGCATATTCTTTCAACTCTTTTCTACTCTACATACAAGTGTTATTGCATAAGTACTATAATAAATGGATATTTCAAAGAGGAAATAATGCTTTCCCTCTCAATGTTCAATGTTGTAAAGTAAACGTTGAACCACATACATAAcacaaaaacataatttttgtCCAATACTCTGTCCCGTTCAACTCAAAGAGACACTAACTATGCATAGATTATAATTAATCATGGAGCAGaatcttttattaaaatattgatcATGAATGAAATCTAAGAAGACCATCAACTTTTTTTGAACTCATGGTATGGTTTCTCAATATAACCATGCACCAATTATGGTGCTCATCacttttacaaattttaatttaccaCAGGTCCTACCATTGGAGACAACTAACAAAGGAGAGTGCTGTCACATTTACTCttcactttatttatttatttattcacccTCCCAGTCCCAATAATAATATTCCCCTACTTCAATAATGCTATGATGTGAATGAAGCATTGAAGGGGTGACACTGAGATGACCTTCTACCTAGTGCTAATCAATGTGAAGCAAAAGGGTATGCTTCAAAATCTCATTTTTCCCATTaagattaagaaaaataaaattggattaTTGCCAAACAAAgagtgattaattaattaattaattcaacaaAGTAGAATCTAATCGAATTTCAACATGCATCAGCATTAAGCATACAagcttttattttaatattcgcATTTGAAGCAATAATTTCACTTACATGACGTAACTAAAATGTGACCccacaaaaaattgaaaaagaaaaaactgtaTTCTTTCTGCAAAAGAACTCAACACATAATCACCAAAAGTTCAAGACAGATCGGCTACTTGGAAAACATATTCGATTAAACCCCACTTATttcatttacaattttttttccttctctttatCATATGATGTATACATACACAACTATAGTGCAGAGAGTTACTTACAATTAATCTCTACTGAACTCCTTGGCCGTTACTCCTTGGCATTACAACTAaatgataaaagaaaagaacaccattttatatattattattgcttATAGATATAGATTATTGGTTGGTGGAAATTTGTAGCCTTCAACATATTCATGTATTCAACCATGGTGGGTCCaatgatgaataataaaatttaaatccacAACTACATGAAAACATGACATATATATACACTACTAACTCAAATTGTCTGTTTTCTTTTGAAGCTACTCATGGGGTTAGAAATCTAACAGCAAAGCCGATGTGTATGGCCATGTGCATGCTTCAAAAAAAGCTGCATAATTCAATCCAATATCATTGTCAACAAGgttaaatttaattactttataattcaatttttaattaggaGCTAAAATATTAACTTTGGGCTGAATTTTAAATAGGTTATTGGATTATAACTTAAGATATTTTGTTACAATTTGATGATATATTTGGATTGGActgttaaaaatgttaaaaacattttaaaaatgataaaaaaaaattaacagatTACACGGGACGGCCTATTTATTTGCAGGCCAACTCGTTTATTCATGGATTAATCATTTCATGAATTTGtgtttagagaaaaaaaatatattcatttAAAGTGATTAAATGGACCAACCGCAACAGACTCGACATGTGTTAATAGtcctaaattaaaataattaattaaccaagTTAGGTTAATCTCGTGGTTAGTTCACTAGTcgtttaagcaagtgtcggaAAAATTAGTCCTTACCCATAccttgaaaaacaaaaaaaaaaggtaaatgaaacaaaacaattctataaataaaattgaCCAGAAGTTTAAGGAGTAACTACTTAATGTAATTTTGCatatgaaatatatatttatgcaCCTTAGGGGAAAAAAGGGTGAGATTTGTGATAAAATGAAGTACACTAAGTTGTCACAATCACATTTAGCAATTGCTTTCATCCCATTCCCCAAAAGCTATAGTCATTTTCGGTGCCTCAAATTAGCATCACAAACAGTTCCATAGCCCCTcactattttcattttttactctatttttCGGAATTCAATGGATACCAATAATGGCCTGCATAAATGTATGTGGAGCACTAAGAGTGAGAAGGATTAATCAAGCTACCTTTTACTTTTTGAAGGAGGGGATATTGCTGTGGAGAGAGGTCTTTCTCAATCTTGGGGACAAGACATGGTTGAGGTCTTTCATATCATATCCTTGAGTTCTGAATTGTGGGGGTACACTCATTTAAACTAGTTAGTTATATATTTAACCCGTTAAATCAGTAAACAATAatcttgtatatatattttgtttgaacATGAAATAGCGTATTTAAATATCATTCTGAATAATTAATTTCTTGTATAATTCAAAAGTATATTTAATGTATATGCTTCAGAAACTTGGCTTTACtctatctaaattttaattatgaattaaattgattaaaattataattattttccatataaaataattagacaGTTTTATTATACATGAGAGAAGATAATTTAtcattcaaattctaaaaaatataaaacaaatatcCCTTTTTGTCTTAGAGATATTATTTTTAGCACAATTTacgtatttaaataaaatagaacttAAAATTATCCATTTGCAAATCATTATATCTCAATACTAAATGTAATCTATATAAATTGTTATAGGCTATAGGTTTTAAAATTATAACGTAACCTGTCATAGGGTGTATTGGTTTACTTATACATGTAAATGAGCCAAAATTGCTTGATGGTGTCATAGTTTACATGCAAATTGAAATTCAATATAAATTTATGGACTCTTAACAATTtatgaaaatttgtgtttgtgCACGCTCTCATCCCCCATGTGagatataaaaagaatattttatacATACACAAacacgaaaaaagaaaaagatttaatttcttgtaaacTGTTTTTGGGCGGCGCAATTTACACTTTTCATAAATTATTAGACCCCAtagatttatattgtgtttcaATTTGCATAAAAACTGTGACACCATCAAATGAGTTTAGTTCATTGACATGTATAAATAAATTACTGCATCCTATAACAGTGTTTCAATGTGCATAAAAACTGTGACACCTTCAAATGAGTTTAGTTCATtgacatatataaataaattgctGCATGCCTGCATCCTATAACAGtttacattaaaattttaaaacctcCATAGCTTATAGCAATTTAGATAGATTACATTTAAGACTGAAATGTAATCATTTAGCAAATATTGTAAatggataattttaaattttattttatttaaataagtaaattgtccatatttttataaattgtgttagatatatattaaaagttaattatcaaattaattgcgtattaattttgagaagtcAAGTTTCATTCCAGTTAATTGTGAACAGCGTTGGACGCGACAGATGTATTATTTGTTGGGTTGCAAGGAAGTCTCTCTACCAGTCCGATACCTGGACTTCTCTCTGGGAGCGAATCCGAGATTAGTTAAGACTTAGAAACCGGTGATTGATAAGGTAGAATTGTCCCTTGTAGAAGAGAGTTGTATGCTCTTGTCATAGCATGAATCCTTCTGAGATGCTGTGTGGCCACTCTGTCTCTACAAGAGAGGGTTCTTGGAAGGATATTTGTCAGCTCCAAATCAGGGAGCCACGTATCAGAGAGAAAATGATCAGAGGCTTGTCTATGGATGTAGGAAATGGCAGAACAATCCGGTTTTGAGAGGTTGCCTGGTTACCTAGTGGTATGTTGAAAGAGAAGTTTCCAAGACTTTTTTCGGTTTCAAACCTTAAAGGATCTGTTATAGTTGCGGGTTTTGGGATGAATTAGATTGGATATGGAGCTTCGAGTGGAGGAGAGTTATTCCAATGGGAGTTGGATCTTTTACACCAATTCCATGAAGTCTTGCCGTCTGTAAGGCTAACAACTGAGAGAGAGGACAGTGTGGtctgaaaatttgataaaactgGTATTTTTTCTACTAACTCCTTTGTGCAGGTATTGCAGGAAGCAGTTCTTCCAGAGGAAATAACAAGCTATAGTTTCACTAGTGCTATTTGGAGGGGTTTTGTCCCGTCACGGGTCGAGTTATTTTCTTGGTTTGTATTGGTTGAGAGGGTGAATAATAAGGAACGACTAAGCAGATTAGGTGTCATTGATCAGCATGGTAATATGTGTGATTTATGCTATAAGTCTGTTGAGTCTGTTTTTCATCTATTTATTGGCAGGTGTGGTATGCTTGGCTTTTCGCTCTTGGAAGGACATGGACTATGCCAGGTACACTAAAGCAACACTTTGAGAGTTGGACGAATGCTTCACAGAGAAAGAATGAGAGAAAAAGATGGTTCGTGGGATTTTTTGTTGTCCTTTAGGCTATTTGGCTAGAAAGAAATGGTCGAGTCTTCAATAATCAAGCCTCAGGTGTGGAGGAAATTATAAATAAGTCGTTTATACTATCGGACGAGTAGCTTGGTGGTGAACCTTTTGGTTGTTGATAGCAATACCGAAGATGACTAGAGAATCTTCTACTTTTTGAGTTGTCCGATATTGGTATGTACTTTGAGTTGTCTTTTGCTACTAGACTTCTGCTCTACCTTTGATgtgttgaatatttttttacttaaaaaaaatatatattaaaaataaattaaataaaatatatattatacagaatatataacaattaatttaatgattaatttttgtaTGTTGACGtagatttttgtattttatagaGAGCTGGGCAAACATGGATCGGGCAAGGGTAGTACGTGCCACAAATAGAATCATGCTATTATATTTGGCATTCCAATATGTcccacaaatatttttatacattgAAACTTGTCCAGACATGTATGGGACAACCCTAATACTTCTCATAAATACACCCATCCTATAGAACACACGTTATTTCTATACGCTCAATGCATAGCCATGTCTATTTGTTTCTACGCTTCAATTCATGTAGTAAATCAGTTTTACAGGTACTTCAATAGTTAGTTTGTTTGTTATTATGGATTAAGTACTGATTTACTCCTTAATATTTCGACAAATCTTAAATgtcctatttttattttaaatattttattttattttttaatcaaaattattttttttcaagaatatacttttttttattattatttacttttttattcttttctattatttttacaaCTAAATCACTCTAGCTACtacaattattataattataattattatctcTACCTAGAAGATAACAGTgggaaaaaatatttgaaaaaaaataatcttgactgaaattaaaatagaatgaaataaaacatttaaaaaaattaaagacaaaatcaagatttctcaAACATTAAGAATTAAATCagtattttaacttttttttttctgataaTTCAGTACTTTAACTTATTATTATTCTCCAttcatgctttttttttttggacatggTTCATTCATCATTCATGTTTCAAATCCTTACTATTTGATCCTTTCGAAAGAAAACCAAAAATGGGCTAAACGTTTTtcgattagggtttagggtttcggcCGATTGATTTCGGTACCAAAAGTTTGGGTCTTGATTCTTGTAAGGGATGTGCCTGTGTGCCAAGCATTCGACAAAAGTTGAAAGAGTGCAAAAACTACAAGTCAGAAGAGGCttaatgaaagtaaaaaaaaaaaaaaaaaaaggtatcaTAAACTAATTAACACATTCAGATTCAGCATCTCACTTGAAAAATTCACGATTTGAGTAAAAGCTTCTCTCTTGCAATTTTGGGGATGAATTTCAAACACACTGAAAAATAGGCAAACAAAACCAATAAAGCAAAACTGGTGTTAGGATACCAGCAACCGAAGGCAATTCAATTGATAGCATCAAACACTTCTCTGATCTGTTGAAACATGAAACCTATATCTCTCTACCTGTAGCAGTTAATATCAGCCGCCTTAACAATCAACCTAAAAGTCGAATCGAATCTTAGCTCTTACAGTTAGCAACAATTTTGGAAAGGATAGCATGCAATAACATCATGCTACTCTATCGATGCCACAAAACTTCAAACCACATTTTGCAACAGCTACCAATCAATCATTGTCAATGTGTGTTAGAAACTCTTTCATCTATGTCAGTACTATTCCTCACTTGAATCGTCGTGAGGCTTAATCTGTACGGAATTCATCGTATTGAGGCCGGAATGTCCCGAAAATGAGGTAAGGGAATACTACCATGCAAGCCATGAATAGTGTGAACTGCAGAATACAAAAAGCAATATGGTAGTTACCACAATTTTACCTTTTGGCAGCAAATGAAATACGAACAAATGCGAAATGAAATTGTTAATATACCAGAAGAGGAAGAGTCAAGAAATTCCATATTGGCCACAAAGCAAAGGTGAACCTAGAGAAGTCGAAGTACACAGAGTCGGCAAAACAAGGGTATACTGAAAAATAACTTGCAATGGAAGATAAATAGAAGACATTTGGATCCTTACAAGCAAAAAGAGACTACTCCAAATGCTGTGGCAAACGGCAAGACGCTGATGCTCTGTATCTGCCATTTTTTTAACCCCCACTTTTCATCAAATCTCTGGACACTCCACGCCAAGACACTTGTATAAACGAAAATCAATGCGTTCAAACTGACACCTATCATCCCAAGATATAAAGGCAGTCTGCAATAGAACTAAGGAGAAGATAATGAAAATTGTGGTTCTGAAACTAAGTCAAATATTAAAATCTCTCAGAACCACAGCAACTATACAGTTTCCAGATTCCCCCATTAACTCAAATTCAGCCATCTTCAAACACGTATAAAAACGCAGTCTCCATACTCATCATATACATCATCTAACCGGGTTTTcataggaaaaaggaaaaaacaattaaatagaaaacaaaGATTAAAAAATCTGTTAGGATAGTGTTTCATTCAATATATAGTTTACATACATGTAGATATAatctattaaaagaaaaacaattggATATAAATAACCAGACATAAACACCAATCTCCACTTTCATCAAACAGAAGAAAAGGTTAAactagttttctttttcaaatatgcATCCTTAATAAGCAGCATATGCTTCAATATAACTTAATTTCTCAATCATTTTTGGATCTGTTAAAATGGACAGCTTGACAATTTTTGCAATTCCGACAAAACATTTCGGCCTAATATAGAGATTTCAATTAACTTAAATAACTTCAATTTATACACAATGTTCCATATCTCACAATGTGGTGAATGAACTTGATAATCCCCAATACCTTTCAACAAATGCCCATTAAGACAAAATATTAAGCTGAGCAGATCTACACAATTTCCAACTAGGAGAACATATTCTCTTATGCAAATTGTATGACCAAGTCATGTACACATTCTCACCAATGATCAAgttgtttttctatttcttaCAATTGTAACAAGACCCGAATAGCTGCTCAATGATGAGTATATGCATGTA is part of the Arachis duranensis cultivar V14167 chromosome 1, aradu.V14167.gnm2.J7QH, whole genome shotgun sequence genome and encodes:
- the LOC107469879 gene encoding uncharacterized protein LOC107469879 (The sequence of the model RefSeq protein was modified relative to this genomic sequence to represent the inferred CDS: added 63 bases not found in genome assembly); this encodes MSGGTPVGVGGGFMRQRHSQGYASSGDDLEDDACSRQRYFLPPPPARKTWIEVLENFLWLASAAFILYFGDRHSNFVYLLCHDNRIRRLPLYLGMIGVSLNALIFVYTSVLAWSVQRFDEKWGLKKWQIQSISVLPFATAFGVVSFCLFTFALWPIWNFLTLPLLFTLFMACMVVFPYLIFGTFRPQYDEFRTD